The following proteins are encoded in a genomic region of Paenibacillus sp. FSL H3-0469:
- a CDS encoding stalk domain-containing protein has product MKKHLAKIVLCAAISLGSLTALPASAVHAAPAGVSIMLDGYPLPFPVEPVMMNGTTMVPFRAISEALGIQVEWNQKARKITATRKDAAGAAPTVVVLTLGSKDAVVNGTVVKLAAAPQDIRGTTMLPLKFFSQQFGAAASWDQASKTVSITSPKRDMYTLGFYAQKAYSEVSLIPSFDAVAFGWARIDKDGQFTTTGKDFWWPEAAGEVTPESIVQNAAAGGTAPYLMVYSSDSSLELSKNLEDTQLKQQTIASIVELASSKGFKGIGLDLEGLGLTGDKALVQSQYNAFVKNLSTAARAASLKLTVILHPLNSSYKGYDYKTLGTLADDLVIMAYAYEGETGPEPMNKVDESIRLALDQVSKDKLILGISVYSENEASVNAKIGLAKRYGLKGIAVWRLGIIGQPVLNRMGEAIEL; this is encoded by the coding sequence ATGAAGAAGCATTTGGCCAAAATAGTATTATGCGCAGCGATCTCACTAGGCAGCCTTACGGCACTCCCGGCAAGTGCGGTCCATGCGGCGCCTGCGGGTGTGAGTATTATGCTGGACGGTTATCCGCTGCCGTTCCCGGTAGAGCCGGTGATGATGAATGGAACGACTATGGTGCCTTTCCGCGCCATCTCAGAAGCCCTGGGAATTCAGGTGGAATGGAATCAGAAGGCCCGCAAAATCACGGCCACCCGGAAGGACGCAGCTGGCGCTGCTCCAACCGTAGTGGTCCTGACACTCGGCAGCAAAGATGCAGTCGTGAACGGGACAGTGGTGAAGCTTGCGGCAGCGCCGCAGGATATCCGCGGAACGACGATGCTGCCGCTCAAATTCTTCAGCCAGCAGTTCGGGGCGGCAGCCTCCTGGGATCAGGCGTCCAAGACCGTGTCCATCACCTCCCCGAAGCGGGACATGTACACCTTAGGCTTTTACGCACAGAAGGCGTACAGTGAGGTCTCGCTGATTCCGAGCTTTGATGCGGTTGCTTTTGGCTGGGCGCGGATTGACAAGGACGGCCAGTTCACCACCACGGGCAAGGATTTCTGGTGGCCGGAGGCGGCAGGCGAGGTTACGCCGGAATCGATTGTGCAGAATGCCGCAGCGGGTGGGACGGCACCCTACCTGATGGTCTATTCGAGTGACTCGTCGCTGGAGCTGAGCAAGAATCTGGAGGATACGCAGCTCAAGCAGCAGACGATCGCCAGTATTGTTGAACTTGCTTCCAGCAAGGGATTCAAGGGTATCGGACTGGATCTGGAAGGACTGGGACTGACCGGGGATAAGGCGCTGGTGCAGAGCCAATATAACGCTTTTGTCAAAAATCTCTCCACAGCCGCCCGTGCCGCCAGCCTCAAGCTGACCGTCATTCTGCATCCGCTGAACAGCTCCTACAAGGGGTATGACTACAAGACGCTGGGGACACTTGCGGACGATCTGGTTATCATGGCTTATGCCTATGAAGGGGAGACCGGGCCGGAGCCGATGAATAAGGTCGATGAGAGCATCCGGCTGGCGCTTGATCAGGTCAGCAAGGACAAGCTGATTCTCGGGATATCGGTCTACAGTGAGAACGAAGCCTCCGTCAATGCTAAGATCGGTCTGGCTAAGCGTTACGGCCTTAAGGGAATTGCGGTCTGGCGTCTGGGGATCATCGGCCAGCCGGTGCTGAACCGGATGGGCGAAGCTATCGAGCTGTAG
- a CDS encoding radical SAM protein, giving the protein MSTKYKALELDKPMTYELEGLEVGVTSNCNFRCDYCCAYNRNDGQTLDGKEVIRILEELPNLKRVRLSGGEVTLKFQDCVEIVAYCTSRGIQTQLNSNGSLLNEERIAQLVEAGLTTIHISFNFTTAEGFSRYYNIHTSVYHKIRENITMFAKTNVNVVLETLLFNETQDHMQEISEHVYSMGVRTHEIQNSIIMGHTGWKAIAAREQLKNAVNELIARKPEDTTLYFTCMDRFMDAMGFEEQPGVYFPHCIEGMKQLHLHGNGDILISELCHPVIIGNIYNGTSLKDLYSNMPAPLSDYLEKRPCPALDALFPQGV; this is encoded by the coding sequence ATGAGTACGAAATATAAAGCACTGGAACTGGATAAGCCGATGACTTACGAGCTGGAAGGGCTGGAAGTCGGCGTGACCTCGAACTGCAATTTCCGCTGTGATTACTGCTGCGCTTATAATAGAAACGATGGTCAGACACTGGACGGTAAGGAGGTCATCCGCATTCTGGAGGAGCTGCCTAATCTGAAGCGTGTGCGTCTGTCGGGCGGAGAGGTTACACTGAAGTTTCAGGATTGTGTGGAGATCGTTGCCTATTGCACCTCCCGGGGCATTCAGACCCAGCTCAACTCGAACGGCAGCCTGCTGAATGAAGAGCGAATTGCACAGCTGGTCGAGGCAGGTCTGACCACGATACATATCTCTTTCAACTTCACCACCGCCGAGGGCTTCTCGCGTTATTACAACATTCACACCAGCGTATATCACAAAATCAGAGAGAACATCACCATGTTCGCCAAAACAAACGTGAATGTCGTCCTGGAGACGCTGCTGTTCAATGAAACACAGGATCATATGCAGGAAATCAGCGAGCATGTCTATTCTATGGGCGTAAGAACGCATGAAATCCAGAATAGTATTATCATGGGACATACCGGCTGGAAGGCGATTGCCGCCCGGGAACAGCTGAAGAATGCCGTCAATGAGCTGATTGCGCGGAAGCCGGAGGATACCACCCTCTACTTCACCTGTATGGACCGGTTCATGGACGCAATGGGCTTCGAGGAGCAGCCGGGCGTCTATTTCCCGCATTGCATTGAAGGGATGAAGCAGCTTCATCTGCACGGCAACGGCGATATTCTGATCTCCGAGCTGTGCCACCCGGTCATTATCGGCAATATCTATAACGGAACGTCACTGAAGGACTTGTACAGCAACATGCCGGCACCGCTGTCGGACTATCTGGAGAAACGGCCTTGCCCGGCGCTGGACGCTTTGTTCCCGCAAGGAGTATAG